One Tunturibacter gelidoferens genomic region harbors:
- a CDS encoding MFS transporter small subunit, with protein sequence MADSTNIKKSSPLLIAAAWIVVIIPTAWGLDYTVKNALKIFATTPAPTVPAK encoded by the coding sequence ATGGCAGATTCCACCAATATCAAAAAATCCTCGCCCCTGCTCATCGCGGCCGCGTGGATTGTCGTTATCATTCCGACAGCATGGGGCTTGGATTACACCGTCAAAAACGCCCTGAAGATCTTTGCGACCACGCCTGCGCCTACGGTTCCAGCAAAGTAG
- a CDS encoding L-lactate MFS transporter produces the protein MALAFLDRDRSIAPAGYSRWLVPPAALAIHLSIGQVYSFSVFKNPLLALHAADGSAWNLKEVGYIFSIAIAFLGISAALFGAWLEKAGPRRAMFYAAICFGAGFVIASFGASTHQLALIYLGYGVVGGIGLGLGYISPVSTLIKWFPDRPGLATGLAIMGFGGGAMIGGPLANNLMAHFKAAGQPSIPYTMFTMGVLYFVFMMFGVFTIRVPPTDWKPDGWVPAVKHSALISSHNVAVTEAWKTPQFWLLWVMLFVNVTAGIGILEQAAPMIQDLFKGQISPAAAVGFVGILSIFNMAGRFLWASVSDFIGRKGTYFTFFVLGAILYFFLPFSRQDKIDSIPLFVAIAALVISMYGGGFATIPAYLKDLFGGFNVSAIHGRLLTAWSAAGIIGPLIVNGILDHYVENHMNKQEAYPLILHIMCGLLVVGFLANLMVRPVAEKYWLKDQNVAVPEGAAH, from the coding sequence ATGGCCCTGGCTTTTCTCGACCGTGACCGCTCTATAGCCCCCGCAGGATATAGCCGCTGGCTGGTACCGCCCGCAGCCCTTGCAATCCATCTCTCCATCGGGCAGGTTTACTCCTTCTCCGTCTTCAAAAATCCCCTCTTGGCCCTGCACGCGGCTGATGGCTCCGCCTGGAACCTCAAGGAAGTCGGCTATATCTTCTCGATCGCGATCGCGTTCCTGGGCATCTCGGCCGCTCTCTTCGGAGCGTGGCTTGAGAAGGCAGGTCCCCGTCGCGCGATGTTCTACGCTGCAATCTGCTTCGGCGCAGGCTTCGTCATTGCCTCTTTTGGAGCCAGCACGCACCAACTCGCTCTGATCTATCTGGGATACGGAGTCGTCGGTGGCATAGGCCTTGGACTGGGGTATATCTCTCCCGTATCCACCCTCATCAAATGGTTTCCCGACCGTCCGGGCCTGGCCACTGGCCTCGCCATCATGGGCTTTGGTGGGGGCGCGATGATCGGGGGGCCCCTCGCCAACAACTTAATGGCGCACTTCAAAGCCGCGGGACAGCCCTCAATCCCCTACACCATGTTCACAATGGGCGTCCTCTACTTTGTCTTCATGATGTTCGGCGTCTTCACGATACGCGTCCCGCCAACAGACTGGAAGCCTGACGGCTGGGTGCCCGCGGTCAAGCACTCCGCGCTGATCTCGAGTCACAACGTCGCCGTCACCGAGGCATGGAAGACGCCACAGTTCTGGCTTCTCTGGGTCATGCTCTTCGTCAACGTAACCGCAGGCATCGGCATCCTGGAACAGGCAGCGCCCATGATTCAGGATCTCTTCAAAGGTCAGATCAGCCCCGCGGCCGCCGTCGGTTTCGTAGGAATTCTTAGCATCTTCAACATGGCCGGTCGATTTCTCTGGGCTTCGGTCTCGGACTTCATCGGGCGCAAAGGAACCTACTTCACCTTCTTCGTACTCGGCGCAATTCTCTATTTCTTCCTTCCCTTCTCGCGACAAGACAAGATCGACTCCATTCCGCTCTTTGTCGCTATCGCCGCGCTGGTCATCTCCATGTACGGCGGGGGCTTCGCTACCATTCCCGCTTACCTGAAGGATCTCTTCGGCGGCTTCAACGTCTCAGCTATCCACGGCCGTCTGCTTACCGCATGGTCGGCTGCCGGAATTATCGGCCCGCTCATCGTCAACGGCATCCTCGACCACTACGTCGAAAACCACATGAACAAACAGGAAGCCTACCCGCTCATCCTGCACATCATGTGCGGCCTGCTGGTTGTTGGCTTTCTGGCAAACCTGATGGTGCGCCCGGTTGCTGAAAAGTATTGGCTCAAAGACCAGAACGTCGCGGTCCCAGAAGGTGCTGCTCACTAA
- the acs gene encoding acetate--CoA ligase, with translation MSEESTNLDSSLRENRVFPPPSEFAAKAQVKSLEQYETMYKQSVDHPEEFWAEAAHELEWFSPWTKVMDGEAAHAKWFVGGKLNLSHNCVDRHALGARKDKVALLWEGEPGEVRKVTFGELHEQVQRFANVLKLLGIRRGDRVAIYMGMAPELAIALLACARIGAVHSVIFGGFAAHAISDRVNDSSCVAIITQDTSYRRGAEVQLKAIVDEALEKCSTVKHVVVFRRSGSPVKMRSGRDLWWHEEMGKASAECPAEWMDAEDPLYLLYTSGTTGKPKGLLHTTGGYAVQTYLTSKYIFDLRDEDVYWCTADIGWVTGHSYVVYGPLQNGATVLMYEGAPNWPECDRFWKIIDSHKVTVFYTAPTAIRAFTKWGNEWVEKHSLASLRLLGTVGEPINPESWMWYHRMIGKERCPIVDTYWQTETGAIMIAPVPGAVATKPGSATRPFFGIVPEVVTKEGNPVPDGHGGLLVIRKPWPSMARTIYGDQARYEAAYWSEVPGSYFTGDGARRDADGYFWLMGRVDDVINVSGHRLGTMEVESALVAHPKVAEAAAVGRPHEMKGQAIAVFVTLEGGHEPSEELRQELRQWVAKEIGALARPDDLTFTQALPKTRSGKIMRRLLRELATTGEVKGDTTTLEDFTVIAKLREGDE, from the coding sequence ATGTCCGAAGAGAGTACGAATCTGGATTCAAGTCTGCGAGAGAATCGTGTATTTCCTCCCCCGTCGGAGTTTGCAGCGAAGGCTCAGGTGAAGAGTCTTGAGCAGTACGAGACGATGTACAAGCAAAGCGTGGACCATCCGGAGGAGTTTTGGGCCGAAGCCGCTCATGAGCTCGAATGGTTCTCCCCCTGGACAAAGGTGATGGACGGCGAAGCGGCGCACGCAAAGTGGTTTGTCGGGGGCAAGCTGAACCTCTCGCACAACTGTGTCGATCGTCACGCGCTGGGAGCCCGCAAGGATAAAGTGGCTCTGCTTTGGGAGGGTGAGCCAGGCGAGGTTCGCAAGGTGACCTTCGGGGAACTGCATGAGCAGGTGCAGCGTTTCGCAAATGTGCTGAAGTTGCTGGGTATCAGGCGGGGCGACCGGGTTGCGATCTACATGGGGATGGCCCCCGAACTGGCGATTGCGCTGCTCGCCTGCGCGCGAATTGGTGCGGTGCATTCGGTGATATTCGGCGGCTTTGCGGCCCACGCTATTTCGGATCGTGTGAACGACTCCAGCTGTGTCGCCATCATCACGCAGGACACGAGCTATCGTCGCGGTGCCGAGGTGCAGTTGAAAGCGATTGTTGACGAGGCGCTGGAGAAGTGTTCCACAGTCAAGCATGTTGTCGTCTTCCGGCGCTCGGGCTCCCCGGTAAAGATGCGGTCCGGTCGCGATCTGTGGTGGCACGAGGAGATGGGGAAAGCTTCGGCGGAATGCCCTGCGGAATGGATGGATGCCGAGGATCCGCTGTATCTTCTCTATACCTCTGGAACCACTGGCAAGCCGAAAGGGCTGCTACACACTACCGGCGGCTACGCAGTGCAGACTTATCTGACCAGCAAATACATCTTCGATCTCCGCGATGAGGATGTGTACTGGTGCACCGCCGACATTGGCTGGGTCACGGGCCACAGCTATGTGGTCTATGGTCCACTGCAGAACGGTGCAACCGTATTGATGTATGAGGGGGCGCCCAACTGGCCGGAGTGCGATCGCTTCTGGAAGATCATCGATAGCCACAAGGTCACCGTCTTCTACACTGCCCCAACAGCGATCCGGGCCTTCACGAAATGGGGGAACGAGTGGGTCGAGAAGCACTCTCTCGCCTCTCTGCGGCTGCTGGGCACGGTCGGCGAGCCTATCAACCCCGAGTCGTGGATGTGGTATCACCGCATGATCGGCAAGGAGCGCTGCCCCATCGTTGACACGTATTGGCAGACTGAAACGGGTGCCATCATGATTGCGCCAGTCCCTGGCGCTGTGGCAACCAAACCGGGCTCCGCTACGAGACCTTTTTTTGGAATTGTTCCCGAAGTGGTTACAAAAGAAGGCAATCCTGTTCCCGATGGCCACGGGGGACTTCTAGTTATACGCAAGCCCTGGCCTTCCATGGCTCGAACGATCTATGGCGACCAGGCCCGCTACGAGGCGGCTTACTGGAGCGAGGTTCCCGGCAGCTATTTCACCGGCGACGGCGCGCGCCGCGATGCAGACGGCTACTTCTGGCTGATGGGCCGCGTCGATGATGTCATCAACGTCAGTGGTCACCGGCTCGGGACGATGGAGGTAGAGTCGGCGCTCGTCGCCCATCCGAAGGTTGCAGAGGCGGCTGCGGTCGGTAGGCCCCATGAGATGAAGGGGCAGGCGATTGCCGTATTTGTGACGCTTGAAGGTGGCCACGAGCCCAGTGAAGAGCTTCGGCAGGAGTTGCGACAATGGGTCGCGAAGGAGATCGGCGCACTCGCACGGCCGGACGATCTTACCTTTACTCAAGCGCTTCCGAAGACACGCAGCGGAAAGATTATGCGGCGGCTGTTACGCGAACTCGCGACTACAGGCGAGGTGAAGGGCGATACCACTACGCTTGAAGACTTCACCGTGATCGCGAAGCTGCGCGAGGGCGATGAGTGA
- a CDS encoding PAS domain S-box protein, with protein sequence MNALLVKDEALRIEALNQYEVLNSAPDPILDDLTNLAAQICDTPVAAISLIGSDRIWLRSRFGIDSPDVALGSLPCETTILGDTVYEISDARSDPEYAPDGILLEGRLYRFYAGAPLTTPGGVTIGALLVLDRHPRTLTPAQSSALSVLSRQVITRLELNGRIRQMDRAARSRQRVESALTVERNFVSAVLDTVGALVAVFDPAGRIVRFNRACENASGYDFPTLVGRYAWDKLIPRQEIPEAIETFERLRSGHFPAAYENQWLNRDGSIRRIAWSATALTDTQGQVAFIIATGIDVTTQRAAEATLRESEARYRQLIEGSLGMVCTHDLRGTLLSINTHGAETLGRTVEEMTGHNLDEFIVPEKKAAMPAYLKKIGETGEAQGLLHLSHSDGDMRVVAYRNKLIVVPGRAPYVLGFGVDISEQVRAEGRLRTLTRQSDSILESVGDGIYGIDLEGKVTVVNSAAAQMLGYKQEEMLGRNMHQLIHHTRVDGTPYASADSPIRKSLTNFATVRISNEIFWRKDGSCFPVEYVARPQVDSQSSDSNGLKALGVVVAFTDTTERRALDRMKDEFISTVSHELRTPLTSLRGALGLLAGGALTNRPEKTQQMLEIAISNSDRLVRLVNDILDLERISSGKTELHSTMCSAEDLLRRAASVQQTRSPRPNIRIFFAAHGVNVWADPDRILQTLNNLISNAIKFSPEGSEIHLTARNLDENEALIEVRDQGRGIPADKLEHIFDRFQQGDASDSRAMGGTGLGLAICRSIINQHGGRIWATSAPDQGTIFHFTLPTKPSTNLR encoded by the coding sequence ATGAACGCTCTCCTGGTCAAAGACGAAGCGCTGCGAATCGAGGCCCTCAACCAATACGAGGTACTCAACTCTGCGCCCGATCCCATCCTGGATGACCTGACAAACCTGGCTGCCCAAATATGTGACACGCCTGTCGCAGCTATCTCGTTGATCGGTTCGGATCGCATCTGGCTGCGCTCGCGCTTTGGCATCGACTCGCCTGACGTCGCGCTTGGTAGCCTGCCTTGCGAAACCACGATCCTGGGCGACACCGTCTACGAGATCTCCGACGCACGCAGCGATCCCGAATACGCTCCGGATGGCATTCTGCTCGAAGGCCGTCTCTACCGATTTTATGCGGGCGCTCCTCTGACAACACCCGGCGGTGTGACCATCGGCGCATTGCTCGTCCTGGATCGCCATCCCCGCACACTAACCCCAGCTCAATCCTCCGCGCTCAGCGTCCTGAGCCGCCAGGTCATCACCCGGCTGGAACTCAACGGTCGCATCCGACAGATGGACCGCGCAGCGCGCTCACGCCAACGCGTCGAGTCCGCTCTCACCGTGGAACGGAACTTTGTCTCGGCGGTCCTCGACACCGTCGGAGCGCTGGTCGCCGTGTTCGATCCGGCCGGCCGCATCGTCCGTTTCAACCGCGCCTGCGAAAACGCATCAGGTTACGACTTCCCTACCCTGGTCGGCCGCTATGCGTGGGACAAGCTTATTCCGCGGCAGGAGATTCCCGAAGCCATCGAGACCTTCGAGCGTCTGCGCTCCGGTCACTTCCCTGCTGCTTACGAGAATCAATGGCTCAACCGTGACGGCAGCATACGCCGCATCGCGTGGTCGGCGACTGCACTGACCGATACGCAGGGACAGGTCGCGTTCATCATCGCAACCGGCATCGATGTAACCACCCAGCGCGCTGCTGAAGCCACATTGCGCGAGAGTGAAGCCCGCTACCGCCAACTCATCGAAGGTTCGCTGGGTATGGTCTGCACCCACGACCTCCGCGGCACTCTGCTGTCGATCAACACCCACGGCGCGGAGACCTTGGGGCGTACCGTCGAGGAGATGACCGGTCACAATCTCGACGAGTTCATCGTGCCGGAGAAAAAAGCTGCGATGCCTGCCTACCTGAAAAAAATAGGCGAGACGGGCGAAGCACAGGGCCTTCTCCACCTCTCCCACAGCGACGGAGACATGCGTGTGGTCGCTTACCGGAACAAGCTCATCGTCGTGCCCGGGCGTGCACCGTACGTTCTCGGCTTCGGTGTCGACATCAGCGAACAGGTTCGCGCAGAAGGCAGGCTTCGCACTCTTACGCGGCAATCAGATTCCATCCTTGAGTCGGTCGGCGACGGCATCTACGGCATCGATCTCGAAGGCAAGGTAACGGTCGTAAACTCCGCCGCGGCTCAGATGCTCGGCTATAAGCAGGAGGAGATGCTGGGCCGAAACATGCATCAACTGATCCACCACACACGCGTCGACGGCACACCCTACGCCTCTGCCGACTCACCGATCCGCAAGAGCCTTACCAACTTCGCCACCGTCCGCATCTCGAACGAAATCTTCTGGCGCAAAGATGGCAGCTGCTTCCCAGTGGAGTATGTCGCAAGACCGCAGGTCGACTCGCAGTCCTCCGATTCGAACGGCCTCAAGGCACTCGGAGTAGTCGTTGCGTTCACCGACACGACGGAGCGCCGCGCCCTCGACCGCATGAAAGATGAGTTCATCTCCACAGTCTCCCACGAGCTTCGCACGCCGCTTACCTCGCTGCGTGGGGCGCTTGGGCTGCTCGCCGGAGGCGCGCTTACCAACCGCCCGGAGAAGACCCAGCAGATGCTCGAGATCGCCATCAGCAACTCAGATCGGCTGGTGCGGCTGGTAAACGATATTCTCGATCTGGAGCGCATCAGCAGCGGCAAAACAGAGCTGCATTCGACGATGTGCAGCGCCGAAGATCTGCTACGGCGAGCCGCCAGCGTTCAACAAACGCGCTCTCCCCGCCCCAACATCCGCATCTTCTTCGCCGCTCATGGTGTCAACGTCTGGGCCGATCCCGACCGTATTCTGCAGACGCTGAACAATCTGATCTCGAACGCAATCAAGTTCTCCCCGGAGGGCAGCGAAATTCACCTAACAGCGCGCAATCTCGACGAGAATGAAGCACTGATCGAGGTTCGCGATCAGGGCCGGGGCATTCCTGCCGATAAGCTCGAACACATCTTCGACCGCTTTCAGCAGGGGGATGCCTCGGACTCCCGCGCAATGGGCGGCACGGGGCTCGGCCTCGCAATCTGTCGCAGCATCATCAATCAGCACGGCGGACGAATCTGGGCTACCAGCGCGCCCGACCAGGGTACGATCTTCCACTTCACGCTACCCACCAAACCCAGCACCAACCTGCGTTAG